In Penaeus vannamei isolate JL-2024 chromosome 4, ASM4276789v1, whole genome shotgun sequence, a single window of DNA contains:
- the LOC138861534 gene encoding cuticle protein 19.8-like, whose translation MISKVICDLELLWTKLLVSNNTAVVLALVAVAVAAPSQPTYGYAPEPTYEEPAKYDFNYAVKDDYSGNDFGHQEARDGYNTQGSYYVLLPDGRLQKVTYTVNGDSGYVAEVSYEGEAQHSEYKPAPTYKPAPAYKPTPAYKPAPAYEPAPTYKPAPAYEPAPAYKPAPAYKPAPAYEPAPAYKPAPAYKPAPTYKPAPAYEPAPAYKPAPAYKPAPAYQPAPAYKPTPAYKPTPAYKPAPAYEPAPAYKPTPAYA comes from the exons ATGATCTCAAAGGTGATTTGTGATCTAGAACTACTCTGGACAAAATTATTGGTATCAAATAAC ACCGCCGTCGTGTTGGCCCTTGTGGCTGTCGCTGTAGCTGCTCCCTCACAGCCCACGTATGGCTATGCCCCGGAACCCACATATGAG GaacctgccaagtacgacttcaactacgctgtaaaggacgactactccggcaacgacttcggccacCAGGAAGCTCGTGATGGGTACAACACCCAAggttcctactacgtcctccttcccgacggtcgtctgcagaaggtgacCTACACTGTTAACGGCGACTctggctacgtggctgaggtcagctacgagggtgaggcccagcACTCCGAGTACAAACCTGCTCCTACCTACAAgcctgcccctgcctacaagcctactcctgcttacaagcctgctcctgcttacgaacctgcccctacctacaagcctgctcctgcttacgaacctgcccctgcctacaagccagctcctgcttacaagcctgctcccgcttacgaacctgcccctgcctacaagcccgcccctgcctacaagcctgctcctacctacaagcctgctcccgcttacgaacctgcccctgcctacaagcctgctcccgcttacaagcctgctcccgcttaccaacctgcccctgcctacaagcctacTCCTGCTTACAAGCCTactcctgcctacaagcctgctcccgctTACGAACCTGCTCCTGCCTACAAGCCAACCCCAGCCTATGCCTAA
- the LOC138861532 gene encoding cuticle protein 7-like, with translation MISKVICDLELLWTKILVSNNTAVVLALVAVAVAAPSQPTYGYTPEPTYEEPAKYDFNYAVKDDYSGNDFGHQEARDGYNTQGSYYVLLPDGRLQKVTYTVNGDSGYVAEVSYEGEAQHSEYKPAPTYKPAPAYKPTPAYKPAPAYEPAPAYKPAPAYEPAPAYKPAPAYKPAPAYEPAPAYKPAPAYEPAPAYKPAPAYKPAPAYEPAPAYKPTPAYA, from the exons ATGATCTCAAAGGTGATTTGTGACCTAGAACTACTCTGGACAAAAATATTGGTATCAAATAAC ACCGCCGTCGTGTTGGCCCTTGTGGCTGTCGCAGTAGCTGCTCCCTCACAGCCCACGTATGGCTATACCCCGGAACCTACATATGAG GaacctgccaagtacgacttcaactatgctgtaaaggacgactactccggcaacgacttcggccacCAGGAAGCTCGTGATGGGTACAACACCCAAggttcctactacgtcctccttcccgacggtcgtctgcagaaggtgacCTACACTGTTAACGGCGACTctggctacgtggctgaggtcagctacgagggtgaggcccagcACTCCGAGTACAAACCTGCTCCTACCTACAAgcctgcccctgcctacaagcctactcctgcttacaagcctgctcccgcttacgaacctgcccctgcctacaagcctgctcccgcttacgaacctgcccctgcctacaagcctgctcctgcttacaagcctgctcccgcttacgaacctgcccctgcctacaagcctgctcctgcttacgaacctgcccctgcctacaagcctgctcctgcttacaagcctgctcccgcttacgaacctgcccctgcctacaagccaaCCCCAGCCTACGCCTAA
- the LOC113807815 gene encoding cuticle protein 7-like: MISKTAVVLALVAVAVATPSQPTYGYAPEPTYEEPAKYDFNYAVKDDYSGNDFGHQEARDGYNTQGSYYVLLPDGRLQKVTYTVNGDSGYVAEVSYEGEAQHSEYKPAPTYKPAPAYKPTPAYEPAPTYKPAPAYKPVPAYEPAPAYKPAPAYKPAPAYEPAPTYKPAPAYKPVPAYEPAPAYKPAPAYKPAPAYEPAPTYKPAPAYKPVPAYEPAPAYKPAPAYKPAPAYEPAPAYNPTPAYA, encoded by the exons ATGATCTCAAAG ACCGCCGTCGTGTTGGCCCTTGTGGCTGTCGCTGTAGCTACTCCCTCACAGCCCACGTATGGCTATGCCCCGGAACCCACATATGAG GaacctgccaagtacgacttcaactatgctgtaaaggacgactactccggcaacgacttcggccacCAGGAGGCTCGTGATGGGTACAACACCCAAggttcctactacgtcctccttcccgacggtcgtctgcagaaggtgacCTACACTGTTAACGGCGACTctggctacgtggctgaggtcagctacgagggtgaggcccagcACTCCGAGTACAAACCTGCTCCTACCTACAaacctgcccctgcctacaagcctactcctgcttacgaacctgcccctacctacaagcctgctcctgcTTACAAGCCTGTTCCCGCTTACgaacctgcccctgcctacaagcctgctcctgcttacaagcctgctcccgcttacgaacctgcccctacctacaagcctgctcctgcTTACAAGCCTGTTCCCGCTTACgaacctgcccctgcctacaagcctgctcctgcttacaagcctgctcccgcttacgaacctgcccctacctacaagcctgctcctgcTTACAAGCCTGTTCCCGCTTACgaacctgcccctgcctacaagcctgctcctgcttacaagcctgctcccgcttacgaacctgcccctgcctacaaTCCAACCCCAGCCTACGCCTAA
- the LOC113807816 gene encoding cuticle protein 7-like: protein MISKVICDLELLLTKILVSNNTAVVLALVAVAVAAPSQPTYGYTPEPTYEEPAKYDFNYAVKDDYSGNDFGHQEARDGYNTQGSYYVLLPDGRLQKVTYTVNGDSGYVAEVSYEGEAQHSEYKPAPAYKPAPAYEPAPAYKPAPAYEPAPAYKPAPAYKPAPAYKPAPAYKPAPAYKPTPAYKPAPAYEPAPAYKPAPAYEPAPAYKPAPAYEPAPAYKPAPAYKPAPAYKPTPAYA from the exons ATGATCTCAAAGGTGATATGTGACCTAGAACTACTCTTGACAAAAATATTGGTATCAAATAAC ACCGCCGTCGTGTTGGCCCTTGTGGCTGTCGCTGTAGCTGCTCCCTCACAGCCCACGTATGGCTATACCCCGGAACCCACATATGAG GaacctgccaagtacgacttcaactacgctgtaaaggacgactactccggcaacgacttcggccacCAGGAAGCTCGTGATGGGTACAACACCCAAggttcctactacgtcctccttcccgacggtcgtctgcagaaggtgacCTACACTGTTAACGGCGACTctggctacgtggctgaggtcagctacgagggtgaggcccagcACTCCGAGTACAaacctgcccctgcctacaagcctgctcccgcttacgaacctgcccctgcctacaagcctgctcctgcttacgaacctgcccctgcctacaagcctgctcctgcttacaagcctgctcctgcctacaaacctgcccctgcctacaagcccgCCCCTGCCTATAAGCCTACTCCTGCATACAAACCTGCTCCCGCTTACgaacctgcccctgcctacaagcctgctcccgcttacgaacctgcccctgcctacaagcctgctcccgcttacgaacctgcccctgcctacaagcctgctcctgcTTACAAGCCTGCTCCTGCCTACAAGCCAACCCCAGCCTACGCCTAA
- the LOC113822514 gene encoding pro-resilin — translation MIAKTAVVLALVAVAVAAPSQPAYGYAPEPAYEEPAKYDFNYAVKNDYSGNDFGHQEARDGYDTQGSYYVLLPDGRLQKVVYTVNGDSGYVAEVSYEGEAQYPEYKPAPAYKPTPTYA, via the exons ATGATCGCAAAG ACCGCCGTCGTTCTGGCCCTTGTGGCTGTCGCTGTAGCTGCTCCCTCACAGCCTGCCTATGGATATGCCCCGGAACCTGCATATGAG GaacctgccaagtacgacttcaactacgccgtgaaGAACGACTACTCCGGTaacgacttcggtcaccaggaggcccgtgatggctatgacactcagggatcctactacgtcctccttcccgacggtcgtctgcagaaggtcgtCTACACTGTCAACGGAGACTctggctacgtggctgaggtcagctacgagggtgaggcccagtaTCCCGAGTACAAGCCCGCCCCCGCCTACAAGCCAACTCCAACCTACGCCTAA
- the LOC113819464 gene encoding cuticle protein 7-like, whose product MISKVICDLELLWTKILVSNNTAVVLALVAVAVATPSQPTYGYTPVPTYEEPGKYDFNYAVKDDYSGNDFGHQEARDGYNTQGSYYVLLPDGRLQKVTYTVNGDSGYVAEVSYEGEAQHSEYKPAPTYKPAPAYKPTPAYKPAPAYEPAPTYKPAPAYEPAPAYKPAPAYKPAPAYEPAPAYKPAPAYKPTPAYKPAPAYEPAPAYKPTPAYA is encoded by the exons ATGATCTCAAAGGTGATTTGTGACCTAGAACTACTCTGGACAAAAATATTGGTATCAAATAAC ACCGCCGTCGTGTTGGCCCTTGTGGCTGTCGCTGTAGCTACTCCCTCACAGCCCACGTATGGCTATACCCCGGTACCCACATATGAG GAACCTggcaagtacgacttcaactacgctgtaaaggacgactactccggcaacgacttcggccacCAGGAAGCTCGTGATGGGTACAACACCCAAggttcctactacgtcctccttcccgacggtcgtctgcagaaggtgacCTACACTGTTAACGGCGACTctggctacgtggctgaggtcagctacgagggtgaggcccagcACTCCGAGTACAAACCTGCTCCTACCTACAAgcctgcccctgcctacaagcctactcctgcttacaagcctgctcctgcttacgaacctgcccctacctacaagcctgctcctgcttacgaacctgcccctgcctacaagccagctcctgcttacaagcctgctcccgcttacgaacctgcccctgcctacaagcccgcccctgcctacaagcctactcctgcttacaagcctgctcccgcttacgaacctgcccctgcctacaagccaaCCCCAGCCTACGCCTAA
- the LOC138861533 gene encoding cuticle protein 7-like, producing MISKVICDLELLWTKILVSNNTAVVLALVAVAVATPSQPTYGYTPEPTYEEPAKYDFNYAVKDDYSGNDFGHQEARDGYNTQGSYYVLLPDGRLQKVTYTVNGDSGYVAEVSYEGEAQHSEYKPAPTYKPAPTYKPTPAYEPAPTYKPAPAYEPAPAYKPAPAYAPAPAYKPAPAYKPAPAYEPAPAYKPTPAYA from the exons ATGATCTCAAAGGTGATTTGTGACCTAGAACTACTCTGGACAAAAATATTGGTATCAAATAAC ACCGCCGTCGTGTTGGCCCTTGTGGCTGTCGCTGTAGCTACTCCCTCACAGCCCACGTATGGCTATACCCCTGAACCCACATATGAG GaacctgccaagtacgacttcaactatgctgtaaaggacgactactccggcaacgacttcggccacCAGGAAGCTCGTGATGGGTACAACACCCAAggttcctactacgtcctccttcccgacggtcgtctgcagaaggtgacCTACACTGTTAACGGCGACTctggctacgtggctgaggtcagctacgagggtgaggcccagcACTCCGAGTACAAACCTGCTCCTACCTACAAACCTGCCCCTACCTACAAGCCTACTCCTGCTTACGAACCTGCCCCtacctacaagcctgctcctgcTTACGAACCTGCTCCTGCTTACAAGCCTGCTCCCGCTTACGCacctgcccctgcctacaagcctgctcctgcttacaagcctgctcccgcttacgaacctgcccctgcctacaagccaaCCCCAGCCTACGCCTAA
- the LOC113822513 gene encoding cuticle protein 7-like, with product MISKVICDLELLWTKILVSNNTAVVLALVAVAVAAPSQPTYGYAPEPTYEEPAKYDFNYAVKDDYSGNDFGHQEARDGYNTQGSYYVLLPDGRLQKVTYTVNGDSGYVAEVSYEGEAQHSEYKPAPTYKPAPAYKPAPAYKPTPAYKPAPTYEPAPAYKPAPAYEPAPAYKPAPAYKPTPAYKPAPAYEPAPAYKPAPAYEPAPAYKPTPAYA from the exons ATGATCTCAAAGGTGATTTGTGACCTAGAACTACTCTGGACAAAAATATTGGTATCAAATAAC ACCGCCGTCGTGTTGGCCCTTGTGGCTGTCGCAGTAGCTGCTCCCTCACAGCCCACGTATGGGTATGCCCCGGAACCCACATATGAG GaacctgccaagtacgacttcaactatgctgtaaaggacgactactccggcaacgacttcggccacCAGGAAGCTCGTGATGGGTACAACACCCAAGGTTCCTACTACGTCcttcttcccgacggtcgtctgcagaaggtgacCTACACTGTTAACGGCGACTctggctacgtggctgaggtcagctacgagggtgaggcccagcACTCCGAGTACAAACCTGCTCCTACCTACAAgcctgcccctgcctacaagcctgcccctgcctacaagcctacTCCTGCTTACAAGCCTGCTCCCACTTACGAACCtgctcctgcctacaagcctgctcccgcttacgaacctgcccctgcctacaagcccgcccctgcctacaagcctactcctgcttacaagcctgctcccgcttacgaacctgcccctgcctacaagcctgctcccgcttacgaacctgcccctgcctacaagccaaCCCCAGCCTACGCCTAA